From Macadamia integrifolia cultivar HAES 741 unplaced genomic scaffold, SCU_Mint_v3 scaffold2639, whole genome shotgun sequence, the proteins below share one genomic window:
- the LOC122066926 gene encoding ribonuclease H2 subunit A-like has protein sequence MGSDNPLPKWASKPCIMGIDEAGRGPVLGPMVYGCLYCAVSYQKTLSCLNFADSKTLKAEKREEIFDSLKSNRSIGWAVDVIDPKELSAKMLKKNKINLNEISHDSAIGLVARVLGMGVLLTEVYVDTVGDAEKYTVKLSQKFPGVKFIVAKKADSLYSVVSGASIVAKVTRDRALHDWVLEETAEKMHRNFGSGYPGDPETKAWLEHHKHSVFGFPTLVRFSWGTCTPYFKDNVEVLWESDKLDEEEGSNSRKRQLKLSSLGFTGSKRKSEEVESSGKGRCMFFQARKLEQMIHF, from the exons ATGGGTTCAGACAATCCATTGCCCAAATGGGCTTCAAAGCCTTGCATTATGGGCATCGATGAGGCTGGAAGAGGCCCTGTTTTAG GTCCCATGGTCTATGGATGTCTATATTGTGCCGTATCCTATCAAAAGACTCTTTCTTGCCTGAATTTTGCAG ATTCGAAGACTCTAAAAGCTGAAAAGAGGGAGGAAATATTTGATAGTTTAAAGTCTAATAGATCAATTGGATGGGCCGTCGATGTTATAGATCCGAAGGAGCTTTCAGCTAAGATGCTAAAGAA aaataaaataaacctaAACGAAATATCACATGATTCTGCCATTGGCCTTGTTGCTAGAGTACTTGGTATGGGAGTTCTTCTAACTGAG GTCTATGTGGATACTGTTGGTGATGCCGAGAAGTATACCGTAAAATTGTCTCAGAAATTTCCTGGTGTCAAGTTCATTGTTGCAAAGAAAGCCGATAGTCTCTATTCAGTTGTCAGTGGAGCGAGCATAGTTGCAAAG GTGACAAGAGACCGAGCTTTGCATGACTGGGTGCTAGAAGAAACAGCAGAGAAAATGCATAGGAACTTTGGATCTGGTTACCCTGGAG ATCCTGAAACTAAAGCTTGGTTAGAACATCACAAGCACTCGGTATTTGGATTTCCAACATTAGTCCGTTTCAGTTGGGGTACATGCACTCCCTACTTCAAGGACAACGTCGAAGTCCTGTG GGAATCTGACAAGCTAGACGAGGAAGAAGGCTCCAATAGTCGAAAACGCCAATTAAAGTTGAGTAGTCTTGGTTTCACGGGATCTAAGAGGAAGAGCGAGGAAGTTGAATCTAGTGGTAAAGGTCGTTGCATGTTCTTTCAGGCACGCAAACTTGAGCAGATGATTCATTTCTGA